AACGGCATTATTAAAGAGATTCAGGATATGCTGCAATTTATCCTCCGACGATTGGGGCTTGTGATCCCCACGTTTATCGGTATTACATTACTCACATTTGCTTTTGTTCATATGATCCCAGGCGATCCCGTCATGATCATGGCGGGCGAAAGAGGGTTATCCCCTGAGAGGCACGCCTATTTAATGGCTGAATTAGGGCTCGATCAGCCACTTTGGAAACAATATCTGCACTATATCAATGGCATATTCCATGGTGATTTAGGGATTTCCCTGAAAAGCCGTATTGGCGTTTGGGAAGAATTTGTCCCACGCTTTTTAGCGACTGTTGAATTAGCCACCTGTGCCATGATTTTTGCGATTTCTGTCGGGATCCCTGTCGGGGTGTTAGCCGCGGTTAAACGCGGTTCAATTTTCGATCACACCGCGATTGGTCTTTCCTTAACGGGTTACTCAATGCCAATCTTCTGGTGGGGGATCATGCTCATTATGTTAGTGTCGGTACAGCTTGACCTAACGCCTGTTGCAGGGCGGGTGAGTGACACAGTATTCCTTGATGATTCTCAGCCACTCACGGGTTTTATGCTTATTGATACCCTAATTTGGGGTGAGAGCGGCGATTTTATCGATGCGTTAGAACACCTTATCTTGCCATCTATTGTATTGGGGACGATCCCATTAGCCGTTATTGTGAGAATGACGCGCTCATCAATGTTGGAAGTATTAGGTGAAGACTACATTCGTACCGCGAGAGCAAAAGGTTTAGGTCGTGCGCGGGTTATCTTGATTCACGCACTGCGTAACGCCTTGTTGCCGGTCGTCACGGTCATTGGCTTACAGGTTGGGGTTATGTTAGCTGGGGCAATTTTGACCGAAACTATATTCTCATGGCCAGGTCTGGGGCGTTGGTTAATCGAAGGGCTGCAACGCCGTGATTACCCTGTTGTTCAAGGTGGTGTATTGCTTGTCGCCACATTGATTATCTTCGTTAACTTAGTGGTCGACGTGCTGTACGGCATTGTAAACCCAAGAATTCGTCATAAGAAATAAGGAGCGCTAAATGTCTCAATCTACTGAGCCAACCGTTGTCAGCGCCCCGCAGCCGATGACGCCGTTACAAGAATTTTGGCACTATTTTAAACGCAACAAAGGGGCCGTTGCTGGGATGTTTTATATCGTCCTGATGGTGCTAATCGCAATTTTTGCAGGAGTTCTTGCTCCTCATGCCCCAGATGAACAATTCCGCGACTTTTTACTTGCGCCACCAGTTTGGCAAGAGGGAGGAACGTGGCAATTTATTTTAGGCACCGATGACGTTGGGCGTGATTTATTATCCCGCTTAATGTATGGCGCACGTTTATCCCTGTTAGTTGGTTGCCTTGTGGTCGTGCTTTCGCTGATCATGGGGGTAACAATCGGTGTGATTGCGGGTTATTTCGGTGGTGTCGTTGACGCATTGATCATGCGTGTTGTCGATATCATGTTGGCATTGCCAAGCCTGCTATTAGCTTTAGTGCTGGTGGCCATTTTTGGCCCTTCCATTGTGAATGCGTCTATTGCACTGACATTCGTGGCATTGCCTCACTATATCCGTTTGACGCGAGCGGCGGTGTTGGTTGAAGTGAACCGCGATTACGTGACGGCTTCGCGTGTTGCGGGCGCAGGGGCTATTCGCCAGATGTTTGTCAATATTTTACCTAACTGCCTTGCGCCTTTGATTGTTCAGGCATCGTTAGGGTTTTCGAATGCTATTTTAGATATGGCTGCTTTGGGTTTCCTCGGCATGGGGGCTCAGCCTCCAACGCCAGAGTGGGGAACAATGCTGTCTGATGTGTTGCAGTTTGCACAGAGCGCATGGTGGGTTGTGACGTTCCCGGGATTAGCAATTTTATTAACTGTATTAGCGTTTAACCTGATGGGCGATGGTTTACGTGATGCATTTGATCCAAAACTCAAGCAGTGATGAGGTAATCTAATGGCACTGTTAAATGTAGAACAACTTTCGGTTCACTTCGGCGACGAAAAAGCACCGTTTCGCGCGGTTGACCGTATCAGCTATAGCGTTGAAAAAGGCCAGGTCGTCGGTATCGTCGGTGAATCAGGTTCAGGAAAGTCGGTGAGTTCTTTAGCTATTATGGGGTTAATTGACTACCCCGGAAAAGTGATGGCGGACTCATTAAAGTTCGATGGTCGCGATTTATTATCTATCCCTGAAAAAGAGCGTCGGCAAATTGTCGGTGCCGATGTCGCGATGATTTTCCAAGACCCTATGACCAGTTTAAATCCATGTTTTACAGTGGGTTATCAAATCATGGAAGCGCTTAAGGTCCACCAAGGTGGTAATAAAGGCACCCGTAAGCAGCGTGCGATTGACCTACTTGATATGGTGGGCATCCCTGACCCTGAGTCGCGTTTGGATGTATATCCGCATCAGCTATCGGGTGGGATGAGCCAACGAGTGATGATTGCGATGGCGATTGCATGCCGCCCTAAATTGTTGATTGCAGATGAGCCGACAACCGCGCTGGATGTGACTATTCAGGCACAAATTATTGAATTATTGTTGGAATTACAGCAACAAGAAAATATGGCTCTCGTACTTATCACTCATGATCTTGCATTGGTTGCAGAAGCAGCACATCACATTATCGTGATGTATGCGGGGCAGGTTGTTGAATCAGCGAAAGCGAGTGATATTTTTAAGCATCCTCGTCACCCTTATACACAGGCGTTATTACGTGCGCTTCCTGAATTTGCGACGAATAAATCACGTTTAGCTTCACTCCCTGGTGTGGTTCCCGGCAAATATGATAGGCCAACGGGGTGCTTGCTCAATCCTCGTTGCCCGTATGCTACAGAGAAATGCCGCCAAGAAGAGCCAATGTTACAAACCGTTGGTGATCGCCAAGTTAAATGCCATATGCCGCTGGATGATATGGGGAGGCCAACACTATGAGTGACAAACATGCGACACCACTGCTAAAAGCGGTGGACTTGAAAAAGTATTATTCCGTCAAAAAAGGTGTGTTTGGTGCAGAAAAAACGCTAAAAGCACTGGATGGTGTTTCATTTGAACTTGAAAGAGGCAAAACATTAGCCGTTGTGGGCGAGTCTGGTTGTGGTAAATCCACATTAGGCCGTTTGCTGACGATGATTGAGCAACCTTCTGATGGCGAGTTGTATTACCAAGATCAAAACCTGTTAATCAAAGATAAAGCGGCTGAAAAATTACGCCGCCAAAAAATTCAAATTGTTTTCCAAAACCCGTATGGGTCTTTGAATCCACGTAAAAAAGTGGGGCAAATTTTGGAAGAGCCATTAGTGATTAATACATCGCTTTCGAAAGAGGAGCGGAAAGAAAAAGTATTATCGATGATGGCAAAGGTTGGTTTGAAAACAGAGCATTATAGCCGTTATCCGCATATGTTTTCTGGTGGTCAGCGCCAACGTATTGCAATTGCCCGCGGTTTGATGCTTGACCCTGATATTGTGGTGGCTGATGAACCCGTCTCTGCACTGGATGTTTCTGTACGTGCACAAGTATTAAACCTAATGATGGACCTGCAACAAGATTTAGGATTGTCTTATGTGTTTATCTCCCATGACTTATCGGTGGTAGAGCACATTGCGGATGAGGTAATGGTGATGTATTTGGGGCGTTGTGTTGAAAAAGGGACGAAAGAGCAGATTTTTAACAATCCTCTACATCCTTATACACAAGCGTTACTTTCTGCAACCCCAAGGTTAAACCCAGACTCGCGCCGTGAACGCATTAAATTAACGGGAGAATTACCAAGCCCGTTGAACCCGCCACCAGGCTGTGCTTTTGCTGCTCGTTGCCGTCGTGCATTTGGCCAATGTACGCAATTTCAGCCTACACTGAAAGAATATGACCAACAGCTTGTCGCGTGTTTTGCGGTGGATGAAGACGAAAAACAAACGGTTGTTGTAAGTTAACCTTTTGAAGGGCGGAAAGTCTCTCTTTCTGCCCTTTTATTTGTGGAGTTAGTGTTTAATTCTCTTCAGGCTATCGCTTATCCTAAATATCCAATCTTTCTTTTTAAATTGCTCCTTTGCAGATAAAATCAAGTATACTGACGGATGTTTCTCGTTCTTACTTAAAAAGCGGCTTGATTAGGAAGGTTGTGGCCAAATGAACACGCGAGTCCAACGCTCACTAACATTAAAAAGTATGGTTGCATTTTTTGCGATTACATTAATCTCACTTGCGCTTTTTTTAGCTATTCAATTCAGTTACTTACTAGAGCAACGTAAGCAGGATTACTTGGGGCAGCTCAGTAATGCTGTTGTGCAAATTCAAAAACCATTGACAGATTCTCTGCTAAGCTCAGATCTTAACGAAGCTAAAAGGTTGCTTGTGAGCTTAAAAACCTCCGGCATTATGGGAAAAGCGATTGTTACGGTTGATGATGCAACTGTCATGAATTTAAGTTTTGCGACGCCGAAGCCGATACCTGAATGGGCAGAGTATATTGTGGGTATTCCTGTGGAAATGACAGTGCCGTTATATGCCTATGGTAATGTTGTGCTGCAAGCCAAGCCCCAAGGCTATTTAACACTACAGGTCGACTCGAACCGTGTTTATCGGTTTGCATTAAATACCCTTGCTCTGATGACGACCACCTATTTATTGTTAGTGCTCATTATTGCAATTGGGATGACATGGTGCGTCAGCAGGATGATTGTGAGGCCATTGCGTAAAATTGCCATTGAATTGCAGACAAACGAATCTGTTAATCAGGTGGCGGTATCTCGCTATCATCACGATGATGAGCTTGGTTTATTGGCAAAAGGTTATAATCGTCAAAGAAAACAACAAAATTCAGACTAAGCCATGAACATGCTCTCAGCTTTATGGTCTAATATCGTTAGAGTGGTGACAATGACAGATTGGATAAAGCCATACGATATCATTTAACCCAGTAAGTTCGCGTTTTTCGTTAATTTATTTGTCGTAATTTGCGGTTAAATATAAAGATATAAAACACATAGGGGTTTACATGCAGGGCTTGAAAGTTCGGTATATTATCAGTGTTGTATTACTGTCAGTAGCGCAATTTGCGCAGGCTGAGCCATTGCAACCCGATCCAGCATGGCAGCAAGGGAAGCTAGAAAATGGCTTTAGCTGGCAATTATTACAAACACCACAGCGCCCAAATGACCGTATTCAGCTTCGGTTAGCGATTAAAACAGGCTCATTATCCGAAAAAGCGAGCGAAAAAGGCTATAGTTATTTGATCCCGAAAATGGCGCTGTTTCAGCAAACAGAAGCATTCCCAGCTGCCACGTTACAAGAATTTTGGCGTCAAGCAACCGATCCGGATATGCCAATTCCGCCTGCAGTAGTTTCTTATGACTACACGATTTACAGCTTAAGTTTACCGAACAACCGCCCTGATTTGCTCAAACAGGCAATTAGCTGGTTGTCTAATTCTGTGGCGGGTGCGACCTACACAGAGGCGGCTTTACGCAATGGGTTGGAAGCACAAAAAGTCCCTGTTGCCACATTACCTTTAAATGCGAATGACCCAGTTTGGCGTGCGCGTTTGAAAGGATCTGCCATGATGGGGTATGACCCTGGTCAGAAGCCGAATGGAAATGTTGACCTTGCTGGTGTGAATGATTTTTACCAAAAATGGTACACCCCAGATGTTATGACGCTGTATGTGGCAGGGCATGTGGATTCACGGATGCTATCCGATACAATCTCACAAACGTTCTCAGGGCTGCAAGGCAGACGCTCAGAACCTGTTTCTGTTGCGGTATTATCTACTGTGAAACCACAGTCCATTGATATCCTGCAAGATCAACCGGCACAAGATACCCTGTCTTTAATTTGGGATATCGATTGGTTACCAATTAATGATTCAAACGTTTTATTACGTTACTGGGCAAGCGATTTAGCGCGTGAAGCGGTTTATCGTACGTTGCAAAAATCATTTAACCAAAAATTCAATCAAGATGAGGTCGCTCCAGGCTTAGATTGCCGAGTGCAATACCAAAAGGCCACGTGTACGCTAACAGTAACGGCTGCACCGGAAAAAATGGCTGCAGTAGCAGATATTGTGCTAAATGAACTTGTGGCGATTAATCAAAATGGTATCGATCCTGAACTGTTTAATAGCATGCTTAAAGAGAAACAAGTACAGCTATCTCAACTGTTTGCGGCATATGCACGCACCAGCACCGATGTGTTAATTAGCCAGCGTTTAATTTCACAACAAAATGGTGTAGTGGATATTGCGCCTGAACAATATCAACGTTTAAGACAAACGTTTTTAGCTGCGCAAAGCCTTGAACAAGTGAATATGGAAGCCCGTCGTTTGTTGTCTCAAGAGCCTGCATTTGTTTTAGCGCAACCGAAAGATAAACAAACGATGGATGCAGAGCAAATTCGTCAGAAATTCAATAAAACCCTTTGGCCACAAACCCCTGTAACACCAGAGCCAACGGATATTACACCTGCAACGCCAGAGTCAACTGAGGTTGTACCTGCAACGCCAGCGGCTCAATAATCGATAAAAAGATAGCCTGTGTAAATGCATAGGCTATCTTGTTTCCCGCCAATTATTGTTCAGTTAATAATGTTTCAATCACGCTAATCAATGTGGCTCTTGAGTCTTTGTTATCCACAAAGCCTGCGGCGCTGACTTTAGTTGATGGTGAATAGTAGGCGACAGATCCCCAAAAACCTAAATGTGAATAAAGGGTGATACCGTTGACTTCACTCACCATAATACCCAAGCGGTAGCTCTCAGCATCTTCATGGGAGCCTACACTTAGCATGGTTTCTAGCGTCTTAGGTGATGCAAAAATTTGCCCTTCAAATAAGGCCTCTAAAAATTGAGCCATTTGTTTGGAAGACATAATCAACCCGCCACCGCCATAGACATCCATAGAGGCATGAATATGCGTCCCTTCGAATTTACCTAGATATTGTTTTGCCCTTGGCATCGCACTTTTCGGTGGTTGTTCTAAATATTCCCAGTAAGCACTTTCTAGGCCGATTTTATCAAATTTCAGTAACTCCCTGACGGCTTGCCCAAGGGATTGACCCGTTATTCGTTCAATAATATCGCCGAGTAAAATGTACCCAGTATCTGAATAAATAAAGGACTCAGAAGGGGGGATGAAAGGGAATTGTTTGCGCACATACATCTCAACCTGCTCAAGGCGGCTCCATTGGTAATCAGGGCGCTTAATCACCTCTTTGAGGTAATCCGTATCCGCGTGGTCAAGTAACCCACTACTGTGATTGAGCAAATGGCGAACGGTAATTTGCTGGGTATCGTATTGCGTGCTCAGTAATACGTCATATTGTGGGTCAATCAGATTGGAGATTGCATCATCAATATTAACTTTGCCCATTTCAGCTAAACGCAAAATTGCCGCAGCAGTAAAGGTTTTGCTATTACTGGCAATGCGTAATGGCGTATCAACGGTAAGCGGGGCATTATCCAGTGATGCACCTCTGGCGCAAAACGTACCAACACTATTTTTCAGTTGATTATGGTAATAGAGAACCACCCCGCAGGGTAAGCTTTCCAGTTGTTGGGCTACGTTTGTCATCAAAAGTCCTCATCAGACGGTCAATTGGGAATTTCCCATCTTACCCATTATGCAAAGATGTGATGCACGCTTTAAATGCGCTAAATGCGGGGACGTGGTAATTTTCACGATAAATCAAAAGCGTGTCACAGGTTGTGATTGGGATACGGCCTAACTGTAATGATGAAATTGGCATTGATTCGATGAGTTGTTTTGGCAACAGCGCGACACAACTGCCTGCCGTGACACAAGCAATCATGGCATGGTAAGAATTCATCTCTTGAATGTTCCAATCCAAATTGGCGGGGATCTCCAACCATTGCTCAGCAATATTGCGATAGCTGCACCCTTGAGTAAAGGCGGCGAGTGAACGTGTCTTAATGTCGGTATTATTGCTCGCATACTGGTCATGTTCAGGAAGCAGTAATTGCAGTT
The window above is part of the Providencia sp. R33 genome. Proteins encoded here:
- the dppB gene encoding dipeptide ABC transporter permease DppB, encoding MLQFILRRLGLVIPTFIGITLLTFAFVHMIPGDPVMIMAGERGLSPERHAYLMAELGLDQPLWKQYLHYINGIFHGDLGISLKSRIGVWEEFVPRFLATVELATCAMIFAISVGIPVGVLAAVKRGSIFDHTAIGLSLTGYSMPIFWWGIMLIMLVSVQLDLTPVAGRVSDTVFLDDSQPLTGFMLIDTLIWGESGDFIDALEHLILPSIVLGTIPLAVIVRMTRSSMLEVLGEDYIRTARAKGLGRARVILIHALRNALLPVVTVIGLQVGVMLAGAILTETIFSWPGLGRWLIEGLQRRDYPVVQGGVLLVATLIIFVNLVVDVLYGIVNPRIRHKK
- the dppC gene encoding dipeptide ABC transporter permease DppC, with product MSQSTEPTVVSAPQPMTPLQEFWHYFKRNKGAVAGMFYIVLMVLIAIFAGVLAPHAPDEQFRDFLLAPPVWQEGGTWQFILGTDDVGRDLLSRLMYGARLSLLVGCLVVVLSLIMGVTIGVIAGYFGGVVDALIMRVVDIMLALPSLLLALVLVAIFGPSIVNASIALTFVALPHYIRLTRAAVLVEVNRDYVTASRVAGAGAIRQMFVNILPNCLAPLIVQASLGFSNAILDMAALGFLGMGAQPPTPEWGTMLSDVLQFAQSAWWVVTFPGLAILLTVLAFNLMGDGLRDAFDPKLKQ
- the dppF gene encoding dipeptide ABC transporter ATP-binding subunit DppF, with the protein product MSDKHATPLLKAVDLKKYYSVKKGVFGAEKTLKALDGVSFELERGKTLAVVGESGCGKSTLGRLLTMIEQPSDGELYYQDQNLLIKDKAAEKLRRQKIQIVFQNPYGSLNPRKKVGQILEEPLVINTSLSKEERKEKVLSMMAKVGLKTEHYSRYPHMFSGGQRQRIAIARGLMLDPDIVVADEPVSALDVSVRAQVLNLMMDLQQDLGLSYVFISHDLSVVEHIADEVMVMYLGRCVEKGTKEQIFNNPLHPYTQALLSATPRLNPDSRRERIKLTGELPSPLNPPPGCAFAARCRRAFGQCTQFQPTLKEYDQQLVACFAVDEDEKQTVVVS
- the dppD gene encoding dipeptide ABC transporter ATP-binding protein yields the protein MALLNVEQLSVHFGDEKAPFRAVDRISYSVEKGQVVGIVGESGSGKSVSSLAIMGLIDYPGKVMADSLKFDGRDLLSIPEKERRQIVGADVAMIFQDPMTSLNPCFTVGYQIMEALKVHQGGNKGTRKQRAIDLLDMVGIPDPESRLDVYPHQLSGGMSQRVMIAMAIACRPKLLIADEPTTALDVTIQAQIIELLLELQQQENMALVLITHDLALVAEAAHHIIVMYAGQVVESAKASDIFKHPRHPYTQALLRALPEFATNKSRLASLPGVVPGKYDRPTGCLLNPRCPYATEKCRQEEPMLQTVGDRQVKCHMPLDDMGRPTL
- a CDS encoding M16 family metallopeptidase translates to MQGLKVRYIISVVLLSVAQFAQAEPLQPDPAWQQGKLENGFSWQLLQTPQRPNDRIQLRLAIKTGSLSEKASEKGYSYLIPKMALFQQTEAFPAATLQEFWRQATDPDMPIPPAVVSYDYTIYSLSLPNNRPDLLKQAISWLSNSVAGATYTEAALRNGLEAQKVPVATLPLNANDPVWRARLKGSAMMGYDPGQKPNGNVDLAGVNDFYQKWYTPDVMTLYVAGHVDSRMLSDTISQTFSGLQGRRSEPVSVAVLSTVKPQSIDILQDQPAQDTLSLIWDIDWLPINDSNVLLRYWASDLAREAVYRTLQKSFNQKFNQDEVAPGLDCRVQYQKATCTLTVTAAPEKMAAVADIVLNELVAINQNGIDPELFNSMLKEKQVQLSQLFAAYARTSTDVLISQRLISQQNGVVDIAPEQYQRLRQTFLAAQSLEQVNMEARRLLSQEPAFVLAQPKDKQTMDAEQIRQKFNKTLWPQTPVTPEPTDITPATPESTEVVPATPAAQ
- a CDS encoding HAMP domain-containing protein — encoded protein: MNTRVQRSLTLKSMVAFFAITLISLALFLAIQFSYLLEQRKQDYLGQLSNAVVQIQKPLTDSLLSSDLNEAKRLLVSLKTSGIMGKAIVTVDDATVMNLSFATPKPIPEWAEYIVGIPVEMTVPLYAYGNVVLQAKPQGYLTLQVDSNRVYRFALNTLALMTTTYLLLVLIIAIGMTWCVSRMIVRPLRKIAIELQTNESVNQVAVSRYHHDDELGLLAKGYNRQRKQQNSD
- a CDS encoding serine hydrolase domain-containing protein; amino-acid sequence: MTNVAQQLESLPCGVVLYYHNQLKNSVGTFCARGASLDNAPLTVDTPLRIASNSKTFTAAAILRLAEMGKVNIDDAISNLIDPQYDVLLSTQYDTQQITVRHLLNHSSGLLDHADTDYLKEVIKRPDYQWSRLEQVEMYVRKQFPFIPPSESFIYSDTGYILLGDIIERITGQSLGQAVRELLKFDKIGLESAYWEYLEQPPKSAMPRAKQYLGKFEGTHIHASMDVYGGGGLIMSSKQMAQFLEALFEGQIFASPKTLETMLSVGSHEDAESYRLGIMVSEVNGITLYSHLGFWGSVAYYSPSTKVSAAGFVDNKDSRATLISVIETLLTEQ